From a single Amphiprion ocellaris isolate individual 3 ecotype Okinawa chromosome 18, ASM2253959v1, whole genome shotgun sequence genomic region:
- the meiob gene encoding meiosis-specific with OB domain-containing protein isoform X1, which produces MAAHTVIAISELHPNFSHPKVVGIIIGKTDVKSFPDRKNASVDRFTFGFTIKDSPDFFINVTAWGNDRYITGLTNSFSIGDCVTIENALISTKDPEKGDRFSPATPSHYRLLVTEAHSLVSLCADMDTTDRLLPLIHLPVKDSTDFYPLGDIVANGQKLDGSVINILAAVKLIGETKQFTTSDGRKGQRLEVKLFDDSVSSFPLVCWDREAIQLMQTLIPKETLLFIADAKISFDSFRSSMVATVNSRSIITVNPDTKEASLLFSYAKEVSESGALDQDETPEDVPVESITDVYTVRQLKQKAQENPEVFFGITFSFISKLDLDSSVSKVIRTRCSRCKFLVSVDMLSCTNQLCPGRDQVFSTTTGFDLLVDLSDHTGTLQACYLRSPVAEKTLGCTTEEFISLTDDERTAMKWRLLLERCKIYVKILPSTKIKTGVRGTILACSLAHPGEVKQHMSALLQH; this is translated from the exons ATGGCTGCTCATACCGTCATTGCCATCTCTGAGCTGCATCCCAACTTCTCTCATCCA AAAGTTGTCGGCATCATTATTGGAAAAACTGATGTCAAAAGCTTCCCTGACCGAAAAA ATGCAAGTGTTGACAGATTCACTTTTGGCTTCACCATTAAGGACTCACCTGACTTCTTCATCAATGTGACGGCCTGGGGAAATGACAGATATATCACCGGGCTCACTAACAGCTTCAGCATTGGAGATTGTG TGACAATtgaaaatgctttaatttcCACCAAAGACCCGGAGAAAGGAGACCGATTCAGTCCTGCAACACCAAG CCACTACAGGCTGCTGGTGACGGAGGCTCATTCCCTGGTGAGTCTGTGTGCTGACATGGACACCACTGACAGGCTGCTGCCATTGATTCACCTGCCTGTGAAGGACTCCACAGATTTCTACCCTCTGGGAGACATAGTGGCCAACGGACAGAAGCTGGATGGCTCTGTGATAAACATACTGGCTGCAGTGAAACTG attGGAGAGACGAAGCAGTTCACCACTTCAGACGGACGCAAAGGGCAGCGGCTGGAAGTGAAACTCTTTGATGACTCCGTCTCCTCCTTCCCCCTCGTCTG CTGGGACAGAGAGGCCATTCAGCTCATGCAGACTTTGATACCCAAGGAGACAC TGCTCTTCATAGCCGACGCCAAGATTAGCTTTGACAGCTTTCGCAGCAGCATGGTGGCAACTGTTAACTCAAGAAGCATAATCACTGTCAATCCTG ACACCAAAGAGGCCAGTTTGCTGTTCAGCTATGCTAAAGAAGTGTCAGAATCTGGAGCTCTGGATCAAGATGAAACACCAGAGGATGTGCCTG TGGAGTCCATCACCGATGTGTACACAGTGAGACAGTTGAAGCAGAAGGCCCAGGAAAATCCTGAGGTTTTCTTTGGCATCACATTCAGCTTCATCTCCAAGCTCGACCTCGACTCTTCTGTTTCAAAAGTCATCCGGACACGGTG CTCCAGGTGTAAGTTCCTGGTGTCTGTGGACATGCTGAGCTGCACCAACCAGCTGTGTCCGGGGAGAGATCAGGTTTTTTCCACCACCACAGGCTTTGACCTGCTGGTGGACTTATCAGACCACACCGGCACTCTGCAGGCCTGCTACCTCAGAAGCCCAGTGGCAGAGAAAACACTTGGTTGCACT ACAGAGGAGTTTATCAGTTTGACCGATGACGAACGGACTGCAATGAAGTGGAGGCTTCTTTTGGAGAGATGCAAAATATATGTGAAG ATCCTCCCTTCTACTAAGATAAAGACTGGGGTCCGGGGGACGATCCTGGCCTGCTCACTGGCACATCCAGGAGAGGTGAAACAGCACATGTCTGCTCTGCTGCAACACTGA
- the meiob gene encoding meiosis-specific with OB domain-containing protein isoform X2 — MAAHTVIAISELHPNFSHPKVVGIIIGKTDVKSFPDRKNASVDRFTFGFTIKDSPDFFINVTAWGNDRYITGLTNSFSIGDCVTIENALISTKDPEKGDRFSPATPSHYRLLVTEAHSLVSLCADMDTTDRLLPLIHLPVKDSTDFYPLGDIVANGQKLDGSVINILAAVKLIGETKQFTTSDGRKGQRLEVKLFDDSVSSFPLVCWDREAIQLMQTLIPKETLLFIADAKISFDSFRSSMVATVNSRSIITVNPDTKEASLLFSYAKEVSESGALDQDETPEDVPVESITDVYTVRQLKQKAQENPEVFFGITFSFISKLDLDSSVSKVIRTRCSRCKFLVSVDMLSCTNQLCPGRDQVFSTTTGFDLLVDLSDHTGTLQACYLRSPVAEKTLGCTTEEFISLTDDERTAMKWRLLLERCKIYVKILPSTKIKTGVRGTILACSLAHPGETSGWW, encoded by the exons ATGGCTGCTCATACCGTCATTGCCATCTCTGAGCTGCATCCCAACTTCTCTCATCCA AAAGTTGTCGGCATCATTATTGGAAAAACTGATGTCAAAAGCTTCCCTGACCGAAAAA ATGCAAGTGTTGACAGATTCACTTTTGGCTTCACCATTAAGGACTCACCTGACTTCTTCATCAATGTGACGGCCTGGGGAAATGACAGATATATCACCGGGCTCACTAACAGCTTCAGCATTGGAGATTGTG TGACAATtgaaaatgctttaatttcCACCAAAGACCCGGAGAAAGGAGACCGATTCAGTCCTGCAACACCAAG CCACTACAGGCTGCTGGTGACGGAGGCTCATTCCCTGGTGAGTCTGTGTGCTGACATGGACACCACTGACAGGCTGCTGCCATTGATTCACCTGCCTGTGAAGGACTCCACAGATTTCTACCCTCTGGGAGACATAGTGGCCAACGGACAGAAGCTGGATGGCTCTGTGATAAACATACTGGCTGCAGTGAAACTG attGGAGAGACGAAGCAGTTCACCACTTCAGACGGACGCAAAGGGCAGCGGCTGGAAGTGAAACTCTTTGATGACTCCGTCTCCTCCTTCCCCCTCGTCTG CTGGGACAGAGAGGCCATTCAGCTCATGCAGACTTTGATACCCAAGGAGACAC TGCTCTTCATAGCCGACGCCAAGATTAGCTTTGACAGCTTTCGCAGCAGCATGGTGGCAACTGTTAACTCAAGAAGCATAATCACTGTCAATCCTG ACACCAAAGAGGCCAGTTTGCTGTTCAGCTATGCTAAAGAAGTGTCAGAATCTGGAGCTCTGGATCAAGATGAAACACCAGAGGATGTGCCTG TGGAGTCCATCACCGATGTGTACACAGTGAGACAGTTGAAGCAGAAGGCCCAGGAAAATCCTGAGGTTTTCTTTGGCATCACATTCAGCTTCATCTCCAAGCTCGACCTCGACTCTTCTGTTTCAAAAGTCATCCGGACACGGTG CTCCAGGTGTAAGTTCCTGGTGTCTGTGGACATGCTGAGCTGCACCAACCAGCTGTGTCCGGGGAGAGATCAGGTTTTTTCCACCACCACAGGCTTTGACCTGCTGGTGGACTTATCAGACCACACCGGCACTCTGCAGGCCTGCTACCTCAGAAGCCCAGTGGCAGAGAAAACACTTGGTTGCACT ACAGAGGAGTTTATCAGTTTGACCGATGACGAACGGACTGCAATGAAGTGGAGGCTTCTTTTGGAGAGATGCAAAATATATGTGAAG ATCCTCCCTTCTACTAAGATAAAGACTGGGGTCCGGGGGACGATCCTGGCCTGCTCACTGGCACATCCAGGAGAG ACCAGCGGATGGTGGTAG
- the mlst8 gene encoding target of rapamycin complex subunit lst8 gives MNVNQGTVGSDPVILATAGYDHTVRFWQAHSGICTRTVQHQDSQVNSLEVTPDRSMIAAAGYQHIRMYDLNSNNPNPVINYDGVSKNITSVGFHEDGRWMYTGGEDCMARIWDLRSRNLQCQRIFQVNAPINCVCLHPNQAELIVGDQSGVIHIWDLKTDHNEQLIPEPEVSINSVHIDPDASYMAAVNSSGNCYVWNLAGGIGDEVTQLIPKTKIPAHKRYSLRCKFSPDSTLLATCSADQTCKIWRTSNFSLMTELSIKSNNPGETSRGWMWDCAFSGDSQYIVTASSDNLARLWCVETGEIKREYSGHQKAVVCLAFNDSVLG, from the exons ATGAATGTGAACCAGGGGACGGTGGGCAGCGACCCGGTCATTCTGGCCACGGCTGGATACGACCACACTGTCCGCTTCTGGCAGGCCCACAGCGGGATCTGCACCAGGACAGTCCAGCACCAGGACTCT CAAGTGAATTCACTTGAGGTCACACCTGACAGAAGTATGATCGCTGCTGCAG GTTATCAGCACATCCGCATGTACGACCTGAATTCTAACAATCCAAACCCGGTCATCAACTATGATGGAGTCAGCAAGAACATCACATCTGTGGGCTTTCATGAAGATGGACGTTGGATGTACACGGGAGGAGAGGACTGCATGGCGCGCATATGGGACCTGAG GTCAAGAAATCTGCAGTGTCAGAGGATCTTCCAAGTAAATGCTCCAAtcaactgtgtgtgtctgcatcccAATCAG GCAGAGCTGATTGTCGGAGACCAGAGTGGAGTGATTCATATCTGGGATCTAAAGACGGACCACAACGAACAGCTGATTCCTGAGCCAGAAGTTTCAATCAACTCCGTTCACATTGACCCAGATGCCAGTTACATGGCAGCAGTCAACAGCTCG GGGAACTGTTATGTGTGGAACCTTGCTGGAGGCATCGGCGATGAAGTGACTCAGCTCATTCCCAAGACTAAGATTCCTGCACACAAACGCTACTCTCTTCGCTGCAAGTTCAGCCCCGATTCTAC ACTACTGGCCACCTGTTCAGCAGACCAGACCTGTAAGATCTGGAGGACGTCCAACTTCTCGCTGATGACAGAACTCAGCATCAAGAGCAATAATCCTGGAGAGACGTCCAGAGGCTGGATGTGGGACTGTGCTTTCTCCGGAGACTCTCAGTATATTGTTACCG CGTCCTCAGATAACCTGGCTCGCCTGTGGTGCGTAGAGACCGGTGAGATCAAGCGGGAATACAGCGGCCACCAGAAGGCCGTGGTGTGTCTGGCCTTTAATGACAGCGTGCTCGGCTAA
- the bricd5 gene encoding BRICHOS domain-containing protein 5 isoform X1: protein MVRCWKRSENRLEEAQCSDGGPDVSPQSHFPHKAFWLSLSASLLLVVIALGLSGRLGVPQPLSSPLQIVRITVPDQTGILINQSAVVDQKNDLVTFSVTSPANQTSTVLFDMKHGLICYKPVDQDSCFLREMEQSDYDNVNSLLHEPTHKQFQLSGNETRRQTEFLGVLAASQVNVSSLEEPLQALCQDRSVHWTRRAEGPGKQRLVYFCIDICFPSNICVSVCFYYLPE, encoded by the exons ATGGTGAGGTGCTGGAAGCGTTCGGAGAACCGGCTGGAGGAAGCACAGTGTTCG gATGGGGGCCCTGACGTGTCCCCCCAGTCCCACTTCCCACACAAGGCCTTCTGGCTCAGCCTCTCAGCCTCTCTCCTCCTGGTCGTCATCGCCCTCGGTTTGTCGGGGCGCCTCGGGGTGCCTCAGCCCCTCTCTTCG CCTTTACAGATTGTGAGAATCACAGTTCCAGATCAGACCGGCATTCTGATCAACCAGTCAGCCGTTGTGGACCAGAAGAATGACCTGGTGACCTTCTCGGTGACCTCGCCAGCAAATCAGACGTCCACTGTGCTCTTCGATATGAAGCAC gGCTTGATATGCTACAAACCCGTGGACCAGGACAGCTGCTTTCTCCGAGAGATGGAGCAGTCCGACTACGACAACGTCAACTCCCTCCTCCACGAGCCAACACACAAG CAGTTCCAGCTGTCTGGGAATGAAACCCGGAGGCAGACGGAGTTCCTGGGAGTGCTGGCAGCCAGTCAGgtgaacgtgtcgtcgctggaGGAGCCTCTGCAGGCTTTATGTCAGGACaggtctgtccactggaccagGAGAGCTGAGG GTCCAGGCAAACAGAGGCTGGTCTACTTCTGCATCGACATCTGCTTTCCCAGCAACATCTGCGTGTCCGTGTGTTTCTACTACCTGCCAGAGTGA
- the bricd5 gene encoding BRICHOS domain-containing protein 5 isoform X2: protein MVRCWKRSENRLEEAQCSDGGPDVSPQSHFPHKAFWLSLSASLLLVVIALGLSGRLGVPQPLSSPLQIVRITVPDQTGILINQSAVVDQKNDLVTFSVTSPANQTSTVLFDMKHGLICYKPVDQDSCFLREMEQSDYDNVNSLLHEPTHKFQLSGNETRRQTEFLGVLAASQVNVSSLEEPLQALCQDRSVHWTRRAEGPGKQRLVYFCIDICFPSNICVSVCFYYLPE, encoded by the exons ATGGTGAGGTGCTGGAAGCGTTCGGAGAACCGGCTGGAGGAAGCACAGTGTTCG gATGGGGGCCCTGACGTGTCCCCCCAGTCCCACTTCCCACACAAGGCCTTCTGGCTCAGCCTCTCAGCCTCTCTCCTCCTGGTCGTCATCGCCCTCGGTTTGTCGGGGCGCCTCGGGGTGCCTCAGCCCCTCTCTTCG CCTTTACAGATTGTGAGAATCACAGTTCCAGATCAGACCGGCATTCTGATCAACCAGTCAGCCGTTGTGGACCAGAAGAATGACCTGGTGACCTTCTCGGTGACCTCGCCAGCAAATCAGACGTCCACTGTGCTCTTCGATATGAAGCAC gGCTTGATATGCTACAAACCCGTGGACCAGGACAGCTGCTTTCTCCGAGAGATGGAGCAGTCCGACTACGACAACGTCAACTCCCTCCTCCACGAGCCAACACACAAG TTCCAGCTGTCTGGGAATGAAACCCGGAGGCAGACGGAGTTCCTGGGAGTGCTGGCAGCCAGTCAGgtgaacgtgtcgtcgctggaGGAGCCTCTGCAGGCTTTATGTCAGGACaggtctgtccactggaccagGAGAGCTGAGG GTCCAGGCAAACAGAGGCTGGTCTACTTCTGCATCGACATCTGCTTTCCCAGCAACATCTGCGTGTCCGTGTGTTTCTACTACCTGCCAGAGTGA
- the pgp gene encoding glycerol-3-phosphate phosphatase, with translation MSGSKCTRLSGALVKQLLDSVDSVLFDCDGVIWRGDQAIPGAPQVINLLKKSGKKVFFVTNNSTKTRKMYAEKMTTLGFNVTEEEVFGTAYCSAMYLKTVCKVDGKVYLIGSNAMRQELEAVGIQQTGVGPDLISGKQADWANVPLDPEVKAVVVGFDEHFSYMKLNRALQYLTQQGCLFVGTNRDTRLPLEGGKAVPGTGCLLQCVETAAQCQAQTVGKPNHYMFDCVASQFGVERERCLMVGDRLDTDIMLGSNCGLKTLLTLTGVNSVADAEAHQKSGCAEKQGMVPDYYVESIADLLPALQG, from the exons ATGTCCGGCTCGAAGTGCACACGGCTCAGCGGGGCTCTGGTCAAGCAGCTGCTGGACTCCGTGGACAGCGTCCTGTTCGACTGCGACGGGGTGATCTGGCGGGGGGACCAGGCCATCCCCGGAGCCCCGCAGGTCATCAACCTGCTCAAGAAGAGCGGCAAGAAGGTCTTCTTCGTCACCAACAACAGCACCAAGACCAGGAAGATGTACGCCGAGAAGATGACCACGCTGGGCTTCAACGtgacggaggaggaggtgttCGGCACCGCGTACTGCTCCGCCATGTACCTGAAGACGGTCTGCAAGGTGGACGGGAAAGTGTACCTGATAGGAAGCAACGCAATGAGGCAGGAGCTGGAGGCGGTGGGCATCCAGCAGACCGGGGTGGGACCAGACCTCATCTCCGGGAAGCAGGCCGACTGGGCCAACGTGCCCCTGGACCCCGAGGTGAAGGCGGTGGTGGTGGGTTTCGATGAACACTTCAGCTACATGAAGCTGAACCGGGCCCTGCAGTACCTGACCCAGCAGGGCTGTCTGTTCGTGGGGACCAACAGGGACACCAGGCTGCCTCTGGAGGGAGGGAAGGCTGTGCCAG GTACAGGCTGCCTGCTGCAGTGCGTGGAGACGGCAGCCCAGTGTCAGGCCCAGACGGTGGGCAAACCCAACCACTACATGTTCGACTGCGTGGCCTCCCAGTTCGGCGTGGAGCGCGAACGCTGCCTGATGGTCGGCGACCGTCTGGACACGGACATCATGCTGGGTTCCAACTGCGGCCTGAAGACCCTCCTCACCCTGACGGGGGTCAACAGCGTGGCGGACGCCGAAGCCCACCAGAAGAGCGGCTGTGCGGAGAAGCAGGGGATGGTGCCGGATTATTATGTGGAGAGCATCGCGGACCTCCTTCCAGCTCTGCAGGGATAA
- the zdhhc4 gene encoding palmitoyltransferase ZDHHC4 — MDFLTLFAVYVLVVLTCIALVCKYSGQQQTPFSVLYNSVVKTVAPFTPKWLQKFSQRTMHRLFHQRNNMFIYLHILLEGAVYAEFTYEVFGFCREMDTTLTSLSVPYVLLTIKTFFFYLCIRRDPGTVTKKKVAGQLHIYPYDRRLFHPGISCPTCQLVKPARSKHCRVCNRCVHRFDHHCVWVNNCVGAQNTRYFLLYLFSVCAMAGDIALLTIDMLLHAVLRSGLLRASYIDEYGQQQPAGPLFVVQHLFLTFPRIVFMLGFLIFVFFLLAGYALFHSYLALVNQTSNEWYKSRGYVCQHCHPTTTADNLCSPAPDHSKRYYYSRGLLRNLGEIFFPPKPVQKKDN, encoded by the exons ATGGATTTCCTCACTCTGTTTGCTGTCTACGTCCTGGTGGTGCTCACGTGTATAGCTCTAGTCTGCAAGTACTCAGGTCAGCAACAAACCCCCTTTAGTGTTCTCTACAACTCTGTAGTAAAG ACAGTTGCTCCGTTTACACCAAAATGGCTCCAAAAGTTTTCACAGAGGACAATGCACAGACTGTTTCATCAGAG GAACAACATGTTCATCTACCTGCACATCCTGCTGGAGGGAGCTGTGTATGCAGAGTTCACCTATGAGGTGTTTGGCTTCTGCAGGGAGATGGACACCACTTTAACCAGCCTCTCAGTGCCTTACGTCCTGCTCACCATCAAGACCTTCTTCTTCTACCTCTGCATCAGGAGAGATCCAG gcacagtgacaaaaaagaaagttgcTGGCCAGCTGCACATCTATCCGTATGACAGGAGATTGTTTCACCCGGGAATCTCCTGTCCGACCTGCCAGCTTGTCAAACCAGCTCGCTCCAAACACTGCC GGGTCTGCAACAGGTGTGTCCACCGTTTCGACCACCACTGTGTCTGGGTGAATAACTGCGTCGGTGCTCAGAATACGCGATACTTCCTGCTTTACCTCTTCAGTGTGTGTGCCATGGCAGGTGACATCGCCCTGCTAACAATAGACATGCTGCTTCATGCTGTACTGCGCTCAGGGCTTCTGAGGGCCAGTTATATAGATGAGTACGGccagcagcagccagcaggaCCTCTGTTTGTTGTACAG CATCTGTTCCTGACCTTCCCCCGCATCGTCTTCATGCTTGGATTTCTGAtctttgtcttcttcctcctgGCCGGCTACGCTCTGTTCCATTCCTACCTGGCTCTTGTCAACCAGACGTCCAATGAGTGGTACAAAAGCCGAGGTTACGTTTGTCAGCACTGTCACCCGACTACTACAGCTGACAATCTTTGCAGCCCGGCCCCAGATCACTCTAAGAGATACTACTACAGTCGAGGACTGCTGCGAAACCTGGGCGAGATTTTCTTCCCTCCAAAGCCTGTTCAGAAAAAAGACAACTGA